In Metarhizium brunneum chromosome 3, complete sequence, a genomic segment contains:
- the gstk-1_1 gene encoding Glutathione S-transferase kappa 1, which translates to MGSKIDCYIDVASFYSFLAFHHLINSLDLLARHNVEVEFHPIFLGAVHASSGNTPPWAGSKAKREYLKKYELVRAAKMLRVEDIVLPEDLRDLLDLGWTQKPCRALMYIKDHYPRNVYHASFHYLFHFFWTTPEKRVFDELVLAQVLSNMPLEFHGSETHHGSQRMFSEDEVTVIMSNQASLKYKDMLKANSQSLSDLGAFGLPWLVVSNSEGHKEPFFGSDR; encoded by the exons ATGGGTAGCAAAATCGACTGCTATATCGATGTTG CTTCGTTTTACAGCTTCCTGGCATTCCACCACCTGATCAACAGTCTTGATCTTTTAGCAAGGCACAACGTTGAAGTCGA ATTCCACCCCATCTTCTTGGGCGCGGTTCATGCCAGTTCAG GTAATACACCACCGTGGGCCGGGAGTAAAGCCAAGAGAGAATACCTCAAAAAGTACGAACTTGTCAGAGCAGCAAAGATGCTGCGCGTAGAGGATATTGTTTTACCAGAAGACCTCAGAGACCTGTTAGACCTGGGTTGGACCCAGAAG CCTTGCCGCGCTCTCATGTACATCAAGGATCATTATCCACGCAACGTGTATCACGCGTCGTTCCACTACCTTTTTCATTTCTTCTGGACGACCCCAGAAAAGCGGGTTTTCGATGAGCTGGTACTTGCACAAGTCCTTTCCAACATGCCACTAGAATTTCATGGGTCCGAAACTCACCATGGCTCTCAACGAATGTTTTCCGAGGATGAGGTGACGGTCATTATGTCAAACCAGGCCAGTCTGAAGTACAAGGATATGCTCAAGGCCAATTCTCAGTCTCTCAGTGACCTGGGTGCCTTTGGTCTGCCTTGGCTTGTAGTCAGCAACTCTGAAGGGCACAAAGAGCCTTTTTTTGGCAGTGACAGGTAA
- the FAH12_1 gene encoding Oleate hydroxylase FAH12: MTMATTSTTENVTTETKHVLYVPDTYHEEPVRPGYVDGLIGIDGLRAAVPKHCFQPSIVRSLGFYLRDILFMVSLLTLALYLERQIESPVLKFVVCGLVYPFLAGMPATGFWVLGHEAGHGSFCKNRLVGDFFGFTAHSFLMSPFFSWRSTHSRHHVYANHMVKDHNYVPPRRHEYSELFKPKGDFELREMTEDAPIVILARVILQQLIGWPWYLLTNITAGSQAVRRPSHGWWNNSHFDPWGALFRAEEFWSIVASDVGIIAMSYLVYKAACVYGWWTITWTYILPLMWVNHYIVIITYLHHTSPCLPKFSPESWTFLRGALSTVDRDPGYFLRHLLHHIIDLHVVHHLFPRIPHYHAQEATDALRPLLGKYYHQDKGSYYGALYSNFRDCQWVEPNPSSEWIENVPKVSRIDLLKLG; the protein is encoded by the exons atgacaatggcgacTACTAGCACGACCGAGAATGTTACAACCGAGACCAAGCATGTTCTCTACGTTCCGGACACATACCATGAGGAGCCGGTACGGCCTGGA TATGTCGATGGGTTGATAGGCATAGACGGGCTTCGTGCGGCAGTCCCAAAACACTGTTTCCAACCGTCAATTGTGCGCTCGTTGGGGTTTTATTTACGAGACATTCTGTTCATGGTATCTTTGCTGACACTGGCGCTGTACCTTGAACGGCAAATCGAAAGCCCTGTGCTCAAGTTTGTAGTCTGCGGTCTCGTGTATCCCTTTCTCGCGGGCATGCCTGCGACGGGATTTTGGGTTTTGGGACACGAGGCAGGCCATGGCTCGTTTTGCAAGAACCGCCTGGTTGGTGACTTTTTCGGTTTCACCGCCCATTCGTTTCTCATGTCGCCGTTCTTCAGCTGGAGGTCAACACATTCCAGACATCACGTGTATGCCAATCATATGGTTAAG GATCACAACTATGTGCCCCCAAGAAGGCATGAATACTCGGAATTGTTCAAACCCAAAGGAGACTTTGAGCTCCGTGAGATGACTGAAGACGCTCCCATCGTAATTCTGGCACGAGTGATATTACAGCAGCTCATTGGATGG CCCTGGTACTTGCTCACCAACATCACAGCCGGCAGTCAGGCTGTGCGCCGGCCATCCCACGGCTGGTGGAACAACAGCCATTTCGACCCATGGGGGGCTCTGTTTCGCGCTGAAGAATTCTGGTCCATTGTGGCCTCTGACGTTGGCATTATCGCCATGAGCTATCTCGTGTATAAAGCCGCATGTGTGTACGGCTGGTGGACGATTACTTGGACCTACATATTGCCGTTGATGTGGGTGAATCACTACATTG TCATCATCACTTACCTTCATCATACGTCTCCCTGTCTACCCAAGTTCTCGCCAGAGTCATGGACCTTTCTCCGTGGTGCTTTGAGTACCGTGGATCGAGACCCCGGCTACTTCTTGAGACACTTGTTGCATCACATCATTGACCTCCATGTTGTTCATCATCTGTTCCCACGCATTCCGCATTATCACGCACAGGAAGCTACTGATGCTCTTCGTCCACTTCTGGGCAAGTACTATCATCAGGATAAGGGGTCATACTATGGTGCACTGTATTCAAACTTCAGAGATTGTCAATGGGTCGAGCCCAATCCCTCCTCTGAGTGGATAGAAAACGTTCCAAAGGTGAGCCGCATCGACCTTCTCAAGCTGGGGTAA
- the aclN_1 gene encoding Aspirochlorine biosynthesis protein N yields MPGTISVPRGDVKATLNFYGPPTDGSPPFHIYNEEMNSEFQRNYSHCPHDIIIHDVRDQDVEFTIDRDAFQIIEGVPPSKETDFTDDESIQMNFYPEVKELVSAHLPGIDYIFIYNHTIRSQVPGAAYRPLTRVHNDHTPNSIVQRVREYLPTEADELLRHRYRTVNVWCPLNKNPVEECPLAFCSAATVADEDSVTVERRGEDGRFIREVALIKYNPNQKWYYLSGITNNDRVIMECFDSESLKQSSGIRGICPHAAFNDPRTREDAEKRVSIEVRCLLFSK; encoded by the coding sequence ATGCCTGGCACAATCTCTGTTCCCCGTGGAGATGTCAAAGCAACCTTGAACTTTTACGGACCTCCGACTGACGGATCGCCTCCCTTTCACATTTACAACGAGGAGATGAATTCTGAATTCCAACGCAATTACTCGCATTGTCCCcacgacatcatcatccatgaTGTCCGTGACCAAGACGTCGAGTTCACGATTGACCGTGACGCCTTTCAGATTATCGAAGGGGTACCACCGTCAAAGGAAACCGACTTCACCGATGACGAGTCTATCCAGATGAACTTCTACCCGGAGGTGAAAGAGCTGGTCTCTGCCCACCTTCCAGGGATCGATTACATCTTTATTTACAACCACACGATCCGGTCACAAGTCCCAGGTGCGGCATACCGCCCATTGACTCGCGTTCATAATGATCACACACCCAACTCCATCGTTCAGCGCGTGAGGGAGTATCTCCCCACCGAGGCAGATGAGCTCTTGCGGCATCGGTACCGTACCGTCAACGTTTGGTGTCCTCTCAACAAGAATCCCGTAGAAGAATGCCCGTTGGCCTTTTGCTCTGCCGCAACGGTTGCAGATGAGGATTCCGTCACTGTTGAGCGCCGCGGTGAGGATGGCAGATTCATCCGGGAAGTGGcgcttataaagtataacCCGAATCAGAAGTGGTACTACCTTAGTGGTATCACCAATAACGACCGGGTGATTATGGAGTGCTTTGATAGTGAGTCGCTGAAACAGAGCTCTGGAATCAGAGGGATATGCCCCCATGCAGCATTCAATGACCCGCGAACAAGGGAAGATGCTGAGAAGAgagtgagcatcgaggtcCGCTGCCTGTTGTTTAGCAAGTAG
- the GSTO1_0 gene encoding Glutathione S-transferase omega-1 has product MPLPPHASGAAAELAGKHAADHPTKLYGAWFSPFVQRVWITLCEKNVPHQYIEVDLGRKEPEFLAMNPRGLVPILALAADQRPLYESSIICEYLEDKFPHHQLLPSDPYTRAHARLWINHINTRIIPAFYKLLQHTTDRSYSLEEIRTEFLGHIRSFTEQMHSQGPWFLGEDISLVDISLAPWAQRLWLLDHFKIGGAGIPLKDRDHIWQRWSKWYGAVMKRQSVQETWSEDEKYIITYQRYADDTTKTLVGQATRLGQMLP; this is encoded by the coding sequence ATGCCTCTTCCGCCACACGCCtctggtgctgccgccgaaCTGGCTGGCAAACATGCCGCTGACCACCCAACTAAACTGTATGGCGCGTGGTTTAGTCCCTTTGTCCAACGAGTTTGGATCACTTTGTGCGAGAAGAACGTCCCCCATCAATACATTGAAGTCGACCTGGGCAGGAAAGAGCCCGAGTTCCTGGCCATGAACCCTCGCGGCTTGGTACCGATCCTCGCTTTGGCAGCCGACCAAAGGCCGCTATATGAAAGCTCAATCATATGCGAATATTTGGAGGACAAATTTCCACATCATCAGCTGCTGCCGTCAGATCCATATACGCGAGCCCACGCACGGCTGTGGATTAATCACATCAATACAAGAATCATCCCGGCATTCTacaagcttcttcagcacACGACAGACAGGTCGTATAGCCTCGAAGAAATTCGGACTGAATTCCTTGGTCACATTCGAAGCTTCACAGAGCAAATGCATTCACAGGGGCCATGGTTCTTAGGCGAAGATATAAGCCTAGTCGACATTAGTCTAGCTCCATGGGCACAACGTCTTTGGTTACTAGATCACTTTAAGATTGGCGGAGCAGGTATTCCATTAAAGGATAGGGATCATATCTGGCAACGGTGGTCTAAGTGGTATGGTGCGGTTATGAAGCGGCAGAGCGTTCAGGAAACATGGAGCGAGGATgaaaagtatattataacttatcAACGCTATGCGGATGACACCACCAAGACACTTGTTGGGCAGGCAACGAGGCTGGGACAGATGTTGCCATAG
- the SAT17_2 gene encoding Taurine hydroxylase-like protein SAT17, translating into MAAQVTGQSGQPDIAYTPNLEIYQQRLKRRQDTEELDKTLPDGFPHKLHSHMAWTSTTVSDQYGWLYELSEPDLDEIQQALDIFKDTGKSLGYINQQTFPLPTLHSRLRSVSNDIHNTFGFKVIRGIPVKKYTREENIIVYAGIASHVTTRRARQDHQFNGRPANVVLDHIKNLTLKLDAKHIGSPAYTAEQQGFHTDAGDVIALFALADAAEGGKSYIASSWTVYNELAATRPDLIRTLSEPWHVDGAARFGKSAPTSRPLLFHQAATASNPERVIIQYARRAFTGYWGLPRSSHLPPITEAQAEALDALHFTAQKHALALEFQSGDIQFINNLSILHGRGAFRDTPDKQRHLLRLWLRDDELAWDTPAALQSRWRRLFDDITPESQFFPLEPSIRSTSSA; encoded by the exons ATGGCGGCACAAGTGACGGGCCAATCTGGCCAACCTGATATTGCCTACACGCCAAACTTGGAAATCTACCAGCAGCGCCTTAAACGGCGCCAAGACACTGAAGAGCTGGATAAGACCTTGCCTGATGGGTTTCCACACAAGTTACATTCTCATATGGCTTGGACTAGTACGACCGTAAGTGACCAATATGGGTGGCTTTATGAGCTGAGTGAACCTGATCTGGACGAGATTCAGCAGGCGCTGGACATTTTTAAGG ACACGGGCAAATCACTTGGTTACATCAACCAGCAAACGTTTCCCCTTCCTACCCTTCATTCACGGTTACGATCCGTATCGAATGATATCCACAACACCTTTGGATTTAAAGTTATACGAGGTATTCCAGTAAAAAAATACACCAGGGAGGAGAACATTATTGTCTATGCAGGTATAGCATCTCATGTGACTACTAGGCGAGCACGACAAGACCACCAGTTTAATGGACGGCCAGCCAATGTGGTCCTTGACCACATTAAGAACCTCACTTTAAAGTTAGATGCAAAGCATATTGGGTCTCCAGCATACACTGCAGAGCAACAGGGCTTTCACACAGACGCGGGTGACGTGATTGCGTTGTTCGCGCTGGCGGACGCAGCCGAGGGGGGTAAAAGCTACATCGCAAGCAGCTGGACAGTATATAATGAGCTGGCAGCTACAAGACCTGATTTGATTCGGACCTTATCCGAGCCTTGGCATGTTGACGG AGCAGCCAGATTCGGCAAATCCGCGCCTACATCTCGACCACTCCTCTTTCATCAAGCAGCAACGGCGAGCAATCCAGAACGGGTGATTATACAGTATGCCCGACGAGCGTTTACTGGATACTGGGGTTTACCCCGAAGCAGCCATCTCCCGCCCATCACAGAAGCTCAAGCAGAGGCACTTGATGCTTTGCACTTTACAGCCCAGAAACACGCATTAGCTCTTGAATTCCAGTCTGGTGATATTCagtttattaataatctGAGTATTCTTCATGGAAGAGGCGCATTTCGCGACACCCCGGATAAACA GCGCCATCTTTTGCGATTGTGGCTTCGAGACGATGAGTTGGCCTGGGATACTCCTGCTGCGCTCCAAAGTCGCTGGCGCAGATTGTTCGATGATATAACGCCAGAATCGCAGTTTTTCCCACTAGAGCCATCCATTCGATCAACTTCATCGGCGTAA
- the sirP_0 gene encoding Nonribosomal peptide synthetase sirP, producing the protein MPPGEFDVISLEDVQRCYVPEADEASIDKSVVTEAESAPDQLAYIIFTSGSTGAPKGVMIPHRILVNYGQQTPFNLDAGQSDRVFLPFSPAFDGYPRPGSSQLLRPTETTCTSLIQKLTPSEPVVLGHPIVGSDVILLYKFFENRTKESFASAALASPTQERYYRTGDIARRTVSGIQFLGRNDFVVKNRGFLINLGADVKPALLSCPGVDEATAIMHRDNRIGFVTPGAVSGPKIREDLAARLDAFLVPERIYPLDRFPVTANDKVDPRALESWLNEQTKSVDDQTSTSDATSTPFETLVHALSSALSIAPQQEALASSSWGLAEILSRLSDL; encoded by the exons ATGCCACCCGGCGAATTTGATGTCATCAGTCTTGAAGACGTACAGCGATGCTACGTGCCAGAGGCCGACGAAGCGAGCATAGACAAGTCGGTAGTCACAGAAGCCGAATCTGCTCCGGACCAGCTGGcatatataatatttacttcGGGTAGCACCGGTGCTCCCAAAGGAGTCATGATTCCTCATCGCATATTAGTCAACTATGGTCAACAAACCCCATTCAACCTCGATGCAGGACAATCAGATAGGGTAttcttgcccttctcccCGGCATTTGATG GCTACCCTAGGCCGGGCTCTTCACAACTGCTACGGCCAACGGAGACAACCTGTACATCCCTCATCCAAAAGCTCACTCCCAGTGAGCCGGTTGTTTTGGGGCACCCGATAGTCGGCAGTGACGTTATTCTCCTATATAAGTTCTTCGAAAATCGAACCAAGGAGAGCTTTGCATCAGCGGCCCTGGCCTCGCCT ACCCAGGAACGTTATTATCGAACCGGGGACATTGCAAGGCGTACCGTCTCCGGGATACAGTTCCTCGGACGTAATGATTTCGTCGTAAAGAACCGCGGCTTCCTCATCAACCTGGGAGCAGACGTTAAACCTGCTCTGCTCTCTTGCCCCGGAGTAGACGAAGCGACAGCTATCATGCATCGAGACAATCGCATAGGATTTGTCACCCCAGGAGCTGTATCAGGACCGAAGATCCGAGAAGACTTGGCCGCTCGGCTTGACGCGTTCCTTGTCCCGGAACGGATATACCCTCTAGATCGGTTTCCTGTCACCGCGAATGACAAGGTTGATCCAAGGGCTCTGGAAAGTTGGTTGAATGAACAAACAAAGTCCGTGGATGATCAGACATCGACTTCTGATGCAACGTCCACGCCATTTGAAACACTTGTCCACGCTCTATCATCGGCGCTGAGCATCGCGCCGCAACAGGAGGCCCTTGCGTCTTCATCCTGGGGCTTGGCGGAAATTCTCTCTCGGCTATCCGACTTATGA
- the sirP_1 gene encoding Nonribosomal peptide synthetase sirP, with product MVSSTRVIFGTVLSGRDIDLINSDRIVGPMINEFQWSASKYLTENISSTLQSDMFSSLVAMQVNLQNRFGNSRHRTYDWDWTLKAKSEFPLILDVEEQGDECLRIRIVYDHQPLGKNYVKTLVNHYQNIVDQVLQSDKSTVGSVLGRIMDPDEYCRLTRPHNQFYTYFEGADNLVTAICNAVRQWPDLVAVQSGREALTYMELDDAYQQIPTRPVILLEDLNPVAVNVMSDTLSVKTTRGGTACIIFTSGSPGVPKAIALQHFGILSYISFPAARLEAGPGRHTAQNLSVGFDTCVAEIFGALCYGATLVPRHDDLFSHLQTVDATLTTPSILGALDPKDFAKLEMIVVGGESIPSALLERWGPGRKVFNSYGPSECTIGSTFCPLFIDQPITLGRPIPRMNVYILDEDLRPEPVGVPGEIASQVYNRKQLLLGSLALTIYALTEASDIVLGISFHNRNESGAEDVFGLLLDRVPIRFIINEPNLSSTEEFFAHIRQSAESAMADFASYQAIQKSLRKQGDTRHDPLFDAMVAYHSIDDSTGTREFLGGPLDLVLVRPRGGSKFPLMVELTEMQNGTISLCIEYRTTIFTDDYISRLQLTIVEVLSKICKIGQLETLYRIKSQSRAFTEKLQL from the exons ATGGTCTCTTCTACCCGTGTCATCTTTGGCACTGTTCTTTCAGGACGAGACATTGACTTGATCAATTCTGATAGAATTGTCGGCCCCATGATTAAT GAATTTCAGTGGTCAGCATCCAAATACCTGACTGAGAACATCTCTTCGACTTTGCAGTCAGACATGTTTAGCAGCCTTGTCGCTATGCAAGTCAATCTACAGAACCGATTCGGTAACAGTAGACATCGAACATACGACTGGGACTGGACGCTTAAGGCCAAGAGCGAATTTCCACTGATATTAGACGTGGAAGAACAAGGCGACGAGTGTCTCAGGATACGCATTGTGTATGATCATCAACCCCTTGGCAAGAATTATGTCAAAACCCTAGTTAACCATTACCAAAACATTGTCGACCAAGTGTTGCAAAGTGACAAGTCTACCGTCGGCAGTGTACTGGGCAGGATAATGGATCCGGACGAGTATTGCCGGTTGACTAGACCCCATAATCAGTTTTACACATACTTCGAAGGCGCAGACAACCTTGTCACAGCCATTTGCAACGCAGTTCGGCAATGGCCAGACTTGGTTGCTGTGCAGTCTGGCCGCGAAGCTCTAACCTACATGGAGCTTGATGAT GCGTACCAACAAATACCTACTCGACCGGTCATACTGCTCGAGGATCTGAATCCCGTTGCCGTCAATGTCATGTCAGATACATTGTCGGTTAAAACCACCCGGGGCGGCACCGCGTGCATAATCTTCACATCCGGAAGTCCGGGCGTGCCAAAAG CAATTGCACTTCAGCATTTTGGGATTCTTTCGTACATCTCATTTCCTGCAGCTCGCCTAGAAGCTGGGCCTGGACGTCACACCGCCCAAAATTTGTCTGTCG GATTCGATACTTGTGTTGCCGAGATATTTGGCGCCCTCTGTTACGGCGCGACGTTGGTTCCTCGACATGACGATCTATTCTCTCATCTCCAAACCGTAGACGCAACCTTGACAACCCCGTCTATCCTGGGCGCTTTAGATCCCAAAGACTTTGCAAAGCTGGAAATG ATTGTAGTCGGTGGAGAATCTATTCCTTCGGCTCTACTTGAACGATGGGGACCGGGCAGAAAAGTGTTCAATAGTTATGGACCGAGTGAA TGCACTATCGGTTCCACCTTCTGTCCGCTTTTCATTGACCAGCCTATCACGCTTGGTCGACCCATCCCAAGAATGAATGTCTACATATTAGACGAGGATCTCAGACCTGAGCCAGTCGGCGTTCCCGGTGAAATTGCCTCGCAGGTATACAA CCGGAAGCAGCTTCTATTGGGATCGCTTGCGTTGACAATCTATGCTCTGACCGAGGCGTCAGATATTGTTCTGGGTATATCATTCCATAATCGCAACGAATCGGGCGCAGAGGACGTTTTTGGGCTTTTACTCGATCGTGTTCCAATTCGCTTCATAATTAACGAACCCAACCTCTCGTCGACTGAAGAATTCTTTGCCCATATTCGGCAGTCAGCAGAGAGTGCTATGGCTGACTTTGCGAGTTATCAAGCTATTCAAAAGTCTCTAAGGAAGCAAGGGGACACAAGACACGACCCGTTATTTGACGCAATGGTCGCTTATCACTCTATAGATGACTCTACTGGCACCCGCGAGTTTTTGGGAGGACCGCTTGACCTTGTTCTTGTACGGCCCCGGGGAGGTTCGAAATTTCCGCTCATGGTTGAGCTGACAGAGATGCAAAATGGCACAATTTCTCTCTGCATAGAGTACAGAACAACTATATTCACCGACGACTATATCAGCCGTCTACAATTAACAATTGTAGAGGTTCTTTCTAAAATTTGCAAGATAGGACAGCTGGAAACACTCTATAGAATCAAATCCCAATCCAGAGCATTTACAGAAAAACTACAATTGtag